The proteins below are encoded in one region of Hordeum vulgare subsp. vulgare chromosome 3H, MorexV3_pseudomolecules_assembly, whole genome shotgun sequence:
- the LOC123443270 gene encoding salt stress root protein RS1 produces the protein MTSVWKTKVLPGLSKFFDKDGKKAAAAEFLKSFNKEEIDKEIEDKKTELEPKVVETIEASPPEIKGLIKDKKTSKIKKNSAAVIKFLDEMAKIGFPGAKLVSDAVVKSGTTPLSPAIVFILDKVAPFVPAPKEEPKAEPEAAAAAPAEETTTREVAVEEEKKEEAEPSAAPAEAAAPAEVAAPAEVVEEKKEEEKPAEAAVPAAAEPEKK, from the exons ATGACGAGCGTATGGAAGACCAAGGTTCTCCCCGGGCTCAGCAAGTTCTTCGACAAGGATGGCAAGAAGGCCGCCGCCGCCGAGTTCTTGAAATCCTTCAACAAG GAAGAGATTGACAAGGAGATTGAGGACAAGAAGACAGAACTAGAGCCCAAGGTTGTGGAGACTATTGAAGCATCTCCTCCAGAAATTAAG GGCTTGATAAAGGATaagaaaacatccaagatcaagaaGAATTCAGCTGCCGTCATCAAGTTCCTTGACGAGATGGCCAAGATTG GTTTCCCCGGAGCCAAGCTGGTGAGCGACGCGGTGGTCAAGTCCGGCACCACGCCCCTCTCCCCCGCCATCGTCTTCATCTTGGACAAGGTTGCGCCCTTCGTCCCAGCGCCTAAAGAGGAGCCCAAGGCCGAGCctgaggccgccgccgccgccccggcagAGGAGACCACCACCCGCGAGGTcgccgtggaggaggagaagaaggaagaggccgAGCCCTCCGCTGCGCCGGCAGAAGCGGCCGCACCGGCGGAGGTAGCCGCGCCCGCTGAGGTagtggaggagaagaaagaggaggagaaacccgCCGAAGCCGCCGTACCTGCCGCCGCTGAGCCGGAGAAGAAGTGA